The proteins below are encoded in one region of Vicinamibacterales bacterium:
- a CDS encoding alpha-L-rhamnosidase C-terminal domain-containing protein, with product MFGSVGAWLYEALAGINFDVTQPGYRRIRIEPQVVRDLEFASGSLETVRGRICSAWSRAGDVLRMEITIPVGSTAGIVVPKTRLEDVSIEEGGRVVWQAGAFKPGVPGLTGGQETSTAVVLEVGPGTYVFERKGR from the coding sequence ATGTTCGGGAGCGTCGGCGCATGGCTCTACGAAGCGCTGGCAGGCATCAATTTCGACGTGACGCAGCCTGGCTACCGGCGCATCCGAATCGAGCCGCAGGTGGTGCGCGACCTGGAATTTGCGTCCGGCTCGTTGGAGACGGTGCGCGGCCGCATCTGCTCCGCATGGTCCCGCGCCGGGGATGTCCTCCGAATGGAGATCACGATCCCGGTCGGCAGCACCGCCGGGATTGTCGTTCCGAAGACGCGCCTCGAGGATGTGTCGATCGAGGAGGGCGGGCGCGTGGTCTGGCAGGCGGGTGCCTTCAAGCCGGGCGTCCCGGGTCTCACCGGTGGGCAGGAAACCAGCACCGCTGTCGTGCTCGAGGTCGGGCCGGGAACCTACGTCTTCGAGCGAAAAGGACGATAG
- a CDS encoding alpha/beta fold hydrolase, with translation MLNRSRRLLVRVIAPALALACCASCAKPAPPVSPDRITWFPYVFRANDGQALQTEFGRLKVLENRAAPASKSIELAFVRIKSTSKNPGPPIILVAGGPGSSGIDMPRSTWFQSLPTLLPAGDVIALDQRGVGQSRPTLECAETIDLALDAIRTRETYAREIREKARACAAYWRGQGIDLAAYNTESSADDIDEVRAALGAEKMVLIGGSYGSHLMLSTIRRHGDHVARAILSGTEGPDHTIKLPSNTEKQLDKIATAAAADPKVGKLVPDFVGLVKIVLDRLEKAPATAEATEPRTNRKVKVTVSKFDLQLVTGQGLGSSAFIRQLPAAYYDMAHGDFTWLAQEILNRRGQPIGSAMGYQVDCASGTSEERVARIRREAGETLLGDVEDFPIPDVCDAWMKRDLGPAFRSPIASAVPVLFFTGTLDGRTPPTNAEEIKAGFAHSAHIVVENGTHSGKEVMFTLPATKEAVAAFLRGETINSTTAALPAWEFALPKTAAGPR, from the coding sequence ATGCTGAACCGTTCCCGACGCCTCCTCGTTCGTGTCATCGCCCCGGCGCTCGCCCTCGCCTGTTGCGCGTCGTGCGCGAAGCCGGCCCCGCCAGTCTCGCCCGACCGCATCACCTGGTTCCCCTACGTCTTCCGGGCCAACGACGGCCAGGCGCTTCAGACAGAATTCGGTCGCTTGAAGGTGCTCGAGAACCGCGCCGCGCCCGCGTCGAAGTCGATCGAACTCGCGTTCGTGCGCATCAAGAGCACCTCGAAGAATCCGGGCCCACCGATCATCCTCGTGGCCGGGGGCCCCGGCAGCTCGGGGATCGACATGCCGAGAAGCACATGGTTCCAGTCGCTCCCCACGCTGCTGCCGGCCGGCGACGTCATCGCGCTCGATCAGCGCGGCGTCGGCCAGTCCCGGCCAACGCTGGAGTGCGCCGAGACGATCGACCTCGCCCTCGACGCCATCCGCACGCGCGAGACCTACGCCCGGGAGATCAGGGAGAAAGCCCGCGCGTGCGCCGCGTACTGGCGGGGGCAGGGGATCGACCTCGCCGCGTACAACACGGAATCGAGCGCCGACGACATCGACGAGGTGCGCGCCGCGCTCGGCGCCGAGAAGATGGTGCTCATCGGCGGCAGCTACGGATCGCACCTGATGCTGTCCACCATCCGCCGCCATGGCGACCACGTGGCGCGCGCCATCCTCTCCGGCACCGAGGGCCCGGACCACACGATCAAGCTGCCCAGCAACACGGAGAAGCAGCTCGACAAGATCGCAACGGCGGCAGCCGCCGATCCGAAAGTGGGAAAGCTGGTGCCCGACTTCGTCGGTCTCGTCAAGATCGTGCTCGACAGGCTGGAGAAGGCGCCGGCGACCGCGGAAGCCACCGAACCGCGGACGAACCGGAAGGTCAAGGTCACGGTGAGCAAGTTCGACCTGCAGTTGGTCACCGGCCAGGGACTGGGCAGCAGCGCCTTCATCCGGCAGTTGCCGGCCGCGTACTACGACATGGCGCACGGCGACTTCACCTGGCTGGCGCAGGAAATCCTCAACAGACGCGGCCAGCCGATCGGCTCGGCCATGGGGTACCAGGTGGATTGCGCCTCTGGCACCTCCGAGGAGCGGGTCGCGCGGATCCGACGCGAGGCGGGCGAGACGCTGCTCGGCGACGTCGAGGACTTCCCGATCCCCGACGTCTGCGACGCCTGGATGAAGCGCGATTTGGGTCCGGCGTTCCGGTCGCCCATTGCCTCGGCCGTCCCGGTCCTCTTCTTCACCGGCACGCTCGACGGCCGCACGCCGCCGACAAACGCCGAGGAGATCAAGGCGGGCTTCGCGCACTCGGCCCACATCGTCGTCGAGAACGGGACGCATAGCGGGAAGGAAGTGATGTTCACGCTGCCGGCGACGAAGGAGGCGGTGGCGGCCTTCCTCAGGGGCGAGACAATCAACTCCACGACGGCTGCGCTTCCCGCGTGGGAGTTCGCCTTGCCCAAGACGGCGGCGGGGCCACGATAG
- a CDS encoding GntR family transcriptional regulator — MIPKSGHPQSLIELDPAVIPPTSLPDRIYATLKHRILTCAMLPSSRIVEKELCSEMQVSRTPLREALNRLALEGLVRIVPFRGYAIAELTVDNFRELCEVRRVVEAEAAGLAAARASEQDVKRLEPLAELRYRRADRRTYEKYLRANSVFHQALVQCTHNRRLETLVMSALDQHQRPLYLGLGVGVDGKASTAEHRVIIEAIRRHDSDEARKVMADHIVRAEERIVLALRAAGY, encoded by the coding sequence ATGATTCCAAAGAGCGGTCATCCGCAGTCACTGATCGAACTCGACCCCGCCGTCATTCCGCCGACATCGCTCCCCGACCGGATCTACGCCACGCTGAAGCACCGGATCCTGACGTGCGCGATGCTTCCGAGCAGCCGCATCGTCGAGAAGGAGTTGTGCAGCGAGATGCAGGTGTCGCGGACGCCGCTGCGCGAGGCCCTCAACCGCCTGGCCCTCGAGGGCCTCGTGAGAATCGTGCCGTTTCGCGGGTACGCGATTGCCGAGCTGACGGTCGACAACTTCCGTGAGTTGTGTGAGGTGCGGCGCGTCGTCGAGGCCGAGGCCGCCGGTCTGGCCGCCGCCCGCGCCAGCGAGCAGGACGTCAAGCGCCTGGAGCCCCTGGCCGAGCTTCGCTATCGGCGAGCGGATCGGCGAACGTACGAGAAATACCTCCGTGCCAACAGCGTCTTTCACCAGGCGCTCGTCCAGTGCACCCACAACAGGCGCCTGGAGACGCTCGTGATGTCGGCGCTCGACCAGCACCAGCGGCCCCTGTACTTGGGCCTCGGCGTCGGAGTCGATGGCAAGGCCTCGACCGCCGAGCACCGGGTGATCATCGAGGCGATCCGGCGTCACGATTCCGACGAAGCGCGCAAGGTCATGGCCGACCACATCGTCCGAGCCGAAGAACGGATCGTGCTGGCGCTGCGCGCCGCCGGCTACTGA
- a CDS encoding lactate permease LctP family transporter: MWTQSYDPLGQIFFSALAATLPITFLFWALTAHKMRGHVAGLWATGLTVLVAVVIYKMPLSLALASTLQGALYGLFPVGWIVVAAMFLYRITVETGQFEIIKNSIASITEDRRLQALLIAFSFGAFLESASGFGTPVAISAAMLVGLGFEPLFAAGLCLIANTAPVAFGSIGTPILVASQVTGIDDRLISQMVGRQLSLVSLIIPFWLVFTMSGRRGVKEVWPAALVSGGSFAVAQWWTSQYLGPLLPGIISSLCSIVCLVLFLRAWQPARVFRFRDEGRAGVPSVQPFSKVAKAWSPFLVLTILVGSWGVKPVKALLEQATLAVPFPLIHNAIVAPDNPAPIAAIYSLNVLSATGSVILLAAIVSVVITGMRPADAVRLFNRTARSLAAPLVTVSAVLGFAHIVNSSGMTATMGMAVAGTGSLFPLFSPVLGWLGVFTTGSDTSANAVFGPLQTVTARRIGVNPVLTIAANSSGGVTGKMISPQSIAVACAATGLAGNESDLFRFTVRHSLLLVAIVSVMTYLQATVFRWMVPVIDATSGAARALPAGAGASTAAGWAWLGITGIVVAGLAIATGRR, translated from the coding sequence GTGTGGACCCAATCCTACGATCCTCTTGGTCAGATCTTCTTCTCCGCGCTGGCGGCCACCCTGCCGATCACCTTTCTGTTCTGGGCGCTGACGGCGCACAAGATGAGGGGACACGTGGCCGGCCTCTGGGCCACCGGCCTGACCGTCCTGGTCGCCGTCGTCATCTACAAGATGCCGCTGTCCCTCGCGCTGGCGTCGACCCTGCAGGGCGCGCTGTACGGCCTCTTCCCGGTCGGCTGGATCGTCGTCGCCGCCATGTTCCTGTACCGCATCACCGTCGAGACGGGCCAGTTCGAGATCATCAAGAACTCGATTGCCTCGATCACGGAAGATCGGCGACTGCAGGCGCTGCTCATCGCCTTCAGCTTCGGAGCGTTCCTCGAGAGCGCGTCGGGCTTCGGCACGCCGGTCGCGATCTCCGCGGCGATGCTCGTTGGATTGGGGTTCGAGCCGCTCTTCGCGGCCGGCCTCTGCCTCATCGCCAACACCGCGCCGGTGGCGTTCGGCTCGATCGGCACGCCGATCCTCGTCGCGAGCCAGGTCACCGGCATCGATGACCGGCTCATCTCGCAGATGGTCGGCCGGCAGTTGTCCCTGGTCTCGCTGATCATCCCGTTCTGGCTGGTGTTCACCATGTCGGGCCGTCGCGGAGTGAAGGAGGTCTGGCCGGCAGCGCTCGTGTCCGGCGGATCCTTCGCCGTCGCCCAGTGGTGGACATCCCAATACCTGGGCCCCTTGTTGCCCGGCATCATCTCATCGCTGTGCTCCATCGTGTGCCTGGTGCTGTTCCTGCGCGCCTGGCAGCCGGCGCGGGTGTTTCGTTTCCGCGACGAGGGCCGGGCCGGCGTTCCATCCGTCCAGCCCTTCTCGAAGGTGGCGAAGGCCTGGAGTCCGTTCCTGGTGCTCACGATCCTCGTCGGCAGCTGGGGCGTCAAGCCGGTCAAGGCCTTGCTCGAACAGGCGACGCTGGCCGTGCCGTTTCCGCTGATCCACAACGCGATCGTGGCGCCCGACAATCCGGCGCCGATCGCGGCGATCTACTCGCTCAACGTGCTGTCGGCCACCGGCAGCGTGATCCTGCTGGCCGCGATCGTCTCGGTCGTCATCACCGGGATGCGACCGGCTGACGCGGTGCGGTTGTTCAACCGCACGGCCAGGTCGCTGGCTGCGCCGCTCGTGACGGTCTCCGCGGTACTCGGGTTTGCCCACATCGTGAACTCATCCGGCATGACGGCCACGATGGGGATGGCGGTCGCGGGCACGGGCTCGCTGTTTCCGCTGTTTTCGCCCGTACTCGGGTGGCTCGGCGTCTTCACGACGGGATCCGATACGTCGGCGAACGCGGTGTTCGGCCCGCTTCAGACGGTGACGGCACGGCGGATCGGCGTCAACCCGGTGCTGACGATCGCCGCCAACTCGTCGGGCGGCGTGACGGGGAAGATGATCTCCCCGCAGTCAATCGCGGTGGCGTGCGCGGCAACAGGCCTGGCCGGGAACGAGTCCGATCTGTTTCGTTTCACCGTACGACATTCGCTGCTGCTGGTTGCGATCGTCTCGGTGATGACGTACCTCCAGGCGACGGTCTTCAGGTGGATGGTGCCGGTCATCGACGCGACGTCCGGCGCGGCGCGCGCGCTGCCGGCTGGCGCCGGCGCGTCCACCGCCGCCGGGTGGGCCTGGTTGGGAATCACCGGGATCGTGGTCGCGGGACTTGCGATCGCGACCGGGCGCCGGTAG
- a CDS encoding aminotransferase class V-fold PLP-dependent enzyme: MATAYQNGLFSPTLMEEIRNQFVYVDWDPYSGKRIFFDAASGSCRPKRVVEAMGAETCLPDQQGRANPGSRHAVDVTAKGIQDLMIFFGAKSGQTIPGWSSSHVIYRITDAVLSTIPGTNVVTTGLDHASVRSALTQFSSNYGKKERIAEPGRDTASVATETILRHIDRNTCFLVLTHTSNVTGEVYDVKAIIREARKIKPELFTMVDGVQYSPSAVVDVEDIGADAYVIAPYKNYGVKGCGYAHVSDRLATLPHWRYTLKPANSWDLGGVEHQSYAAWSAVVDYLCWLGSRFTGATDRRSLVVAAMTAIKAHQVGLLSLLLHGTGGAPGLKDLRHVTVYGVGPDLWRQSLLVGFNLAGIESDRGCAMYQEAQLRLHAPGHDPFFAAMLQQLGIGSFIRLSGSHYNTPQEIERFLRVTAAIGRAAEGSPAGADKELSSAR, translated from the coding sequence ATGGCGACCGCATACCAGAATGGCCTGTTCTCTCCCACGCTGATGGAGGAGATCAGGAACCAGTTCGTCTACGTGGATTGGGACCCCTACTCCGGTAAACGGATCTTCTTCGACGCCGCGTCCGGCTCATGCCGGCCCAAGCGCGTCGTCGAGGCGATGGGCGCCGAAACCTGTCTGCCCGACCAGCAGGGCCGCGCCAATCCCGGATCCCGGCACGCCGTCGACGTCACCGCGAAGGGGATTCAGGACTTGATGATCTTCTTCGGCGCGAAGTCGGGCCAGACGATTCCCGGGTGGAGCAGCAGCCACGTCATCTATCGCATCACCGACGCCGTCCTCTCCACGATTCCCGGCACCAACGTCGTCACCACCGGCCTCGACCACGCCTCGGTGCGGAGCGCGCTGACGCAGTTCTCGTCGAACTACGGAAAGAAGGAGCGCATCGCCGAGCCGGGTCGCGACACAGCGTCGGTCGCAACGGAGACCATCCTCCGCCACATCGACAGGAACACCTGCTTCCTGGTCCTGACGCACACCTCGAACGTCACCGGCGAGGTGTACGACGTCAAGGCGATCATCCGCGAGGCGCGGAAGATCAAGCCGGAACTCTTCACGATGGTCGATGGTGTCCAATACTCGCCATCCGCGGTGGTCGACGTCGAGGACATAGGCGCCGACGCCTACGTCATCGCGCCCTACAAGAACTACGGCGTCAAGGGCTGTGGGTACGCGCATGTGTCCGACCGCCTCGCCACGCTGCCGCACTGGAGATACACGCTCAAACCGGCCAACAGCTGGGACCTCGGCGGCGTCGAGCACCAGTCGTACGCGGCGTGGTCCGCGGTCGTGGACTACCTGTGCTGGCTCGGCAGCCGGTTCACCGGCGCCACCGACCGGCGCAGCCTCGTCGTTGCCGCCATGACGGCGATCAAGGCGCACCAGGTCGGCCTCCTGTCGCTGCTGCTGCACGGCACGGGCGGGGCGCCTGGCCTGAAGGACCTGAGGCACGTGACCGTTTACGGGGTGGGCCCTGACCTCTGGCGCCAGTCCCTGCTCGTCGGGTTCAACCTGGCTGGAATCGAGTCGGACCGGGGATGTGCCATGTACCAGGAGGCACAGCTCAGACTGCACGCACCTGGCCACGACCCGTTCTTCGCGGCGATGCTCCAGCAACTCGGGATCGGAAGCTTCATCAGGCTCTCGGGGAGCCACTACAACACGCCGCAGGAAATCGAACGCTTCCTGCGCGTGACCGCCGCGATCGGGCGCGCGGCCGAAGGCTCGCCGGCCGGCGCCGACAAGGAACTGTCGTCCGCGCGCTGA
- a CDS encoding alpha/beta hydrolase codes for MRLIHRIAVGLLVMAAACHSAVAHAQVADPLAGAAAVIAGYIVRSNITYLTTNNWNGKLDVHQPFSPSDPSPRPTLVYFHGGGWTSGAKEDRVHQLQPYLQMGWSVVNVEYRLATVSLAPAAVEDCRCALRWVIVHAKEYHLDPARIVVTGDSAGGHLALMTGMLAASAGLDRQCAGTEDLKVAAIVNWYGVTDVADLLEGPNMKTYAVRWFGALPNREPLARLVSPLTHVRPGLPPVITIHGDADPTVPYTHAVRLHQALTEAGVPNQLVTVPGGRHGRFGQDQTLRALVAVREFLARHNLTAQPPGK; via the coding sequence ATGCGTCTCATCCATCGAATCGCCGTCGGTCTCCTCGTCATGGCGGCCGCGTGCCACAGCGCCGTGGCGCACGCGCAGGTCGCCGACCCCCTGGCTGGTGCAGCCGCGGTCATCGCCGGCTACATCGTCCGCTCCAACATCACCTACCTCACCACCAACAACTGGAACGGCAAGCTCGACGTCCATCAGCCGTTCAGCCCGTCCGACCCGTCGCCGAGGCCGACACTGGTTTACTTCCACGGCGGCGGGTGGACCAGTGGCGCCAAGGAAGATCGCGTCCACCAGCTGCAGCCGTACCTGCAGATGGGATGGTCCGTCGTCAACGTCGAGTACCGGCTCGCGACGGTCTCGCTCGCGCCGGCGGCGGTCGAGGACTGTCGATGTGCGCTTCGCTGGGTGATCGTGCACGCCAAGGAGTACCACCTCGATCCGGCGCGAATCGTCGTCACCGGTGACTCGGCCGGCGGTCACCTCGCGCTGATGACCGGGATGCTGGCCGCCTCGGCCGGCCTGGATCGCCAGTGCGCCGGCACCGAGGACCTGAAGGTGGCGGCCATCGTCAACTGGTACGGCGTCACTGACGTTGCCGATCTGCTCGAGGGCCCGAACATGAAGACCTACGCCGTGAGGTGGTTCGGCGCGCTGCCCAATCGCGAACCCCTTGCGAGGCTGGTGTCCCCGCTCACCCACGTGCGGCCGGGACTGCCGCCCGTAATCACCATTCACGGCGATGCCGATCCGACCGTGCCGTACACCCACGCCGTGCGGTTGCACCAGGCGCTGACCGAGGCCGGCGTGCCGAACCAACTGGTCACCGTGCCGGGCGGCCGACACGGGCGCTTCGGCCAGGACCAGACCCTCAGGGCGTTGGTGGCCGTCAGGGAGTTCCTCGCCAGGCACAACCTGACGGCGCAGCCGCCCGGGAAGTGA
- a CDS encoding gamma-glutamyltransferase gives MSVDRYIQNPGPKKPATGLAAACSTDSAIATETVLGVLRDGGNAMDAAVAACLVQAAVEPFMTNHTGTVTFLCYEARTQTVHQLDSSGTFPSGLPPFQPVPQGHGPYAAVPPSACIPGFMPGLKAIHERFGTRRWASLCEDAIRWADEGHPVSSFEYGQYVWALDFVTYFPEGRAFYLPGGFPVPVGERFRFPQMADTLRRVAESGPDHMITGDWARAFVAKANQMGWPITLDHMTETPPLWTEPTRFDHRGVEVVGLGSPQIQGLFCALTLGILDHLDLAHMTCGSADHLWAMGQALRVASLHWGYMGDVRFVGVPTDVLLDDAYHRSLARLLWGSRPKADLTGLVAAVPRTQWLYNVGFLTGGAKPTGAGSQQDRPSGSCELAIVDRDGNWVQMMNTLQSGGIPGMVVGGVPMVGSHAAFGMMTSPMEHKLVKGMRQRQTVGNTMVFKDKKPIWSLGSPGNVHCTVPQVLAYRLDFGLDPYTAADAPRMLPMTDDFGLLVEDRVSAEAQAGLARLGVRVQAAPAYDYHMGSFQMCWRNEHGSLDACADPRRCGVADGLRD, from the coding sequence ATGTCAGTTGATCGCTACATCCAGAATCCAGGCCCCAAGAAGCCCGCGACCGGGCTCGCCGCCGCGTGCAGCACCGATAGCGCGATCGCCACCGAGACCGTACTCGGCGTGCTTCGTGATGGCGGCAACGCCATGGACGCCGCCGTCGCCGCCTGCCTGGTCCAGGCGGCGGTCGAGCCGTTCATGACGAACCACACAGGCACCGTGACGTTCCTGTGTTACGAGGCGCGGACCCAGACCGTCCACCAACTGGACAGCTCGGGCACCTTTCCCTCGGGGCTGCCCCCGTTCCAACCGGTGCCGCAGGGACACGGACCCTACGCTGCCGTGCCGCCGTCGGCGTGCATTCCAGGGTTCATGCCGGGGCTCAAGGCGATCCACGAGCGATTCGGCACTCGTCGGTGGGCGTCGCTCTGCGAGGACGCGATTCGCTGGGCCGATGAAGGACATCCCGTCTCGAGCTTCGAGTACGGCCAGTACGTCTGGGCGCTCGACTTCGTCACCTATTTCCCGGAAGGGCGGGCCTTCTACCTGCCCGGCGGTTTTCCCGTGCCGGTTGGCGAACGATTTCGATTCCCGCAGATGGCAGACACGCTGCGGCGCGTCGCCGAATCCGGCCCCGACCACATGATCACCGGCGACTGGGCCCGCGCCTTCGTGGCCAAGGCGAACCAGATGGGCTGGCCGATCACGCTCGACCACATGACGGAGACGCCACCGCTCTGGACCGAACCGACTCGCTTCGATCACCGCGGCGTGGAAGTGGTGGGGCTCGGGTCGCCGCAGATACAGGGCCTGTTCTGCGCGTTGACGCTCGGCATTCTCGATCACCTCGATCTGGCGCACATGACGTGCGGCTCGGCCGATCATCTGTGGGCCATGGGGCAGGCGTTGCGGGTCGCCTCCCTGCACTGGGGCTACATGGGTGACGTACGCTTCGTCGGCGTGCCCACGGACGTCCTGCTGGACGACGCCTACCATCGGTCGCTCGCGCGTCTGCTCTGGGGCAGCCGGCCGAAGGCCGATTTGACCGGTCTGGTGGCTGCCGTTCCCAGGACCCAGTGGCTCTACAACGTAGGCTTCCTCACTGGTGGCGCAAAGCCGACCGGGGCCGGCAGCCAGCAGGATCGGCCGTCCGGCAGCTGCGAGTTGGCGATCGTGGACCGGGACGGCAACTGGGTTCAGATGATGAACACCCTGCAGTCGGGTGGCATCCCGGGAATGGTGGTGGGCGGAGTCCCCATGGTTGGGAGCCACGCCGCTTTCGGCATGATGACCAGCCCCATGGAGCACAAGCTCGTCAAGGGCATGCGGCAGCGGCAGACCGTCGGCAACACGATGGTGTTCAAGGACAAGAAGCCGATCTGGTCGCTGGGCTCGCCGGGCAACGTGCACTGCACGGTGCCACAGGTGCTCGCCTACCGGCTGGATTTCGGGCTCGACCCGTACACGGCAGCCGACGCGCCTCGCATGCTGCCGATGACCGACGACTTCGGGTTGCTCGTCGAGGACCGCGTGTCGGCCGAGGCGCAGGCCGGTCTGGCCAGGCTCGGCGTCCGCGTCCAGGCGGCGCCGGCGTACGACTACCACATGGGGTCGTTTCAGATGTGCTGGCGCAACGAGCACGGCTCGCTCGATGCCTGCGCGGATCCGCGTCGATGCGGCGTCGCGGACGGATTGCGAGACTGA
- a CDS encoding MFS transporter translates to MTPDRVGTEQAIKPWTLYSEGQRWRLLAILFLVSTSNYLDRNIISILLEPIKREFHVSDTLLGLLSGVSFALFYATLGLPVARWADRGNRKRIIALALTCWSVMTAACGVVQSYWQLALARIGVGAGEAGAIPPAQSLIADYFPPERRAGAYAIFTAAGMAGYVLGFVAGGQVAVAYGWRMSFLVAGLPGLALAVLVHLGLREPRMAVGFQALGGTQEPLARTVRRLAGKKAYRYVLMGQTLYFVVAYGVLIFVPSFLLRVLGQPLGKVSVLYGTTAAAGSVLGTLGGGFLGNRLGGRDVRWLAWLPAVACVLTYPVLLFGFTLNDLWPFLACGFVTNLLLNAGLPLVYAAIQAVCGAKRRAMAVAVMFFFANLIGFGLGPVLTGAISDALTARWGVGGLRYALMSVSTVLLASSWCFYRCGCAMPNDIEE, encoded by the coding sequence ATGACGCCAGACAGGGTCGGAACCGAACAGGCCATCAAGCCCTGGACCCTCTATTCCGAGGGCCAGCGCTGGCGTCTGCTGGCGATCCTCTTTCTCGTGTCGACCTCGAACTACCTCGATCGCAACATCATTTCGATCCTGCTGGAACCCATCAAGCGGGAGTTCCACGTATCCGACACGCTGCTGGGTTTGCTGAGCGGCGTGTCGTTCGCGCTCTTCTATGCGACGCTCGGCCTTCCCGTCGCCCGGTGGGCCGATCGCGGCAATCGGAAGCGCATCATCGCGCTGGCGCTCACGTGCTGGAGCGTGATGACGGCCGCCTGCGGCGTCGTGCAGTCGTACTGGCAACTGGCGCTGGCGCGGATCGGCGTCGGCGCGGGGGAGGCCGGGGCGATTCCGCCGGCCCAGTCGCTCATCGCGGACTACTTCCCGCCCGAACGGAGGGCGGGCGCCTACGCGATCTTCACGGCGGCCGGCATGGCCGGCTACGTGTTGGGATTCGTCGCCGGTGGGCAGGTTGCGGTCGCCTACGGGTGGCGCATGTCGTTTCTCGTCGCCGGTCTGCCGGGCCTGGCTCTGGCTGTGCTGGTCCACCTCGGCCTCCGTGAGCCGCGGATGGCCGTCGGGTTCCAGGCCCTCGGAGGAACCCAGGAGCCGCTGGCCCGGACCGTGCGCCGTCTGGCCGGGAAGAAAGCCTATCGCTACGTCTTGATGGGGCAGACCCTCTATTTCGTCGTCGCCTACGGCGTCCTCATCTTCGTGCCGTCGTTCCTGTTGCGGGTGCTCGGCCAGCCGCTCGGGAAGGTCAGCGTGCTCTATGGCACAACGGCCGCGGCAGGCTCCGTGCTCGGCACGCTCGGCGGCGGGTTCCTCGGAAACCGGCTCGGAGGCCGCGACGTCAGGTGGCTGGCGTGGCTGCCGGCCGTGGCGTGTGTGTTGACATACCCCGTGCTCCTGTTTGGGTTCACGTTGAACGACCTCTGGCCGTTCCTGGCGTGCGGGTTTGTCACCAACCTGCTCTTGAACGCGGGGTTGCCCCTGGTCTACGCAGCCATTCAGGCGGTCTGCGGCGCCAAGCGTCGCGCGATGGCCGTGGCCGTGATGTTCTTCTTCGCGAACCTGATCGGCTTCGGACTCGGCCCGGTGCTGACCGGCGCCATCAGCGACGCCCTGACCGCCAGGTGGGGCGTCGGCGGACTTCGCTACGCGCTCATGAGTGTCTCGACGGTGCTGCTGGCCTCGTCCTGGTGCTTCTACCGCTGCGGATGCGCCATGCCGAACGACATCGAGGAATAG
- a CDS encoding mandelate racemase/muconate lactonizing enzyme family protein, with protein sequence MNQVQAARIASVRATPVSVPTRRACAWSLGVGFGFTRTILELVTDDGLVGLGECEGSAASRLLNGSLGRKLPGLAVHDVAQVARWCRIQFRDYGSLADPVTVLAFAAIEMALLDLLGKTTGQPVSHLLGGPVRPRAEFGAYGYTLHLETSGLCENEVPAALAQFARESVARTGAAVFEFKVGRYSIPTDIETVRAVRHSLDDGIVLGIDANQSLDLDRARQLLRGIHDVRLDWFEEPVASLGDMARLHREFGVPISTHCMEPDTLKFYPEVEGTVGDLHLQGGLRGAMHAAAGYRALGRQFWQRSSLELGISWAAMVHFGISCPDVSRPSQALIDYVEDDLTTGPSWLVTEGGVVPPNRPGLGVELDREAVGRYAELYQARGELTYFDQD encoded by the coding sequence ATGAATCAAGTGCAAGCAGCAAGAATCGCCTCCGTCCGGGCCACTCCCGTGAGCGTGCCGACCCGTCGCGCGTGCGCCTGGTCGCTCGGCGTGGGTTTCGGTTTCACGCGAACGATTCTCGAGTTGGTCACCGACGACGGCCTCGTCGGCCTCGGTGAGTGCGAAGGCTCGGCAGCATCGCGACTTCTCAACGGCAGCCTTGGCAGGAAACTCCCGGGCCTGGCGGTGCACGACGTGGCCCAGGTCGCCCGGTGGTGTCGCATCCAGTTCCGCGACTACGGTTCACTGGCTGACCCGGTCACCGTGCTGGCCTTCGCCGCCATCGAGATGGCGCTGCTCGATCTGCTGGGTAAAACCACGGGCCAACCCGTCTCTCACCTGCTCGGTGGTCCGGTGCGTCCGCGGGCCGAGTTCGGCGCCTATGGCTACACCCTGCACCTGGAGACGAGCGGCCTCTGTGAGAACGAGGTGCCGGCAGCCCTGGCACAGTTCGCGAGAGAGTCCGTCGCCCGCACCGGCGCCGCGGTGTTCGAATTCAAAGTGGGCCGCTACTCCATTCCCACGGATATCGAGACGGTCCGGGCAGTCCGCCACTCACTCGACGACGGGATCGTGCTCGGCATCGACGCCAATCAATCGCTCGACCTCGACCGGGCCCGGCAACTCCTTCGCGGCATCCACGATGTTCGGTTGGATTGGTTCGAGGAACCCGTCGCGTCTCTCGGGGACATGGCGCGCCTCCATCGTGAGTTCGGCGTGCCGATCTCCACCCACTGCATGGAACCGGACACGCTGAAGTTCTACCCGGAAGTGGAAGGCACCGTCGGCGACTTGCACCTTCAGGGCGGACTGCGTGGCGCCATGCACGCCGCGGCCGGCTATCGGGCGCTCGGCCGGCAGTTCTGGCAACGCTCCTCGCTGGAATTGGGCATCTCGTGGGCCGCCATGGTGCACTTCGGGATCAGTTGCCCCGACGTGAGCCGCCCCTCGCAGGCGCTCATCGACTACGTCGAGGACGACCTGACCACCGGACCGTCGTGGCTCGTGACGGAGGGTGGAGTGGTGCCGCCGAACCGCCCCGGGCTGGGCGTCGAACTCGATCGCGAGGCCGTCGGGCGCTATGCCGAACTCTATCAGGCCAGGGGCGAGCTGACGTACTTCGACCAGGACTGA